GAATCATGACCAGAATAACATTTGGTAGAAAATCTAGACGTGACGTCAGCTGGTCAATCTTGGCAAGCGTAGAGCAGCTGCGGCCACCACAGGATTTGGACATTTGGTACTCTAAAATTTGTGCATGTGTTCTGTATTTGTGAAGACAATCAATCATCTGTCTCTTCACATTATCCTCAATGCAAGCAGCACTTGCAGCTATGGCCGCGCACACCGTCCTCTCCTACGCCGCCGCCCCAGCTGTCTACCATACTCTCTTCTTCCCACTCCCGTCTAATCCCAGCAGTTCTTCATCGATCCCATTTCAGTCTTCCTTCCAAGGAGTCGCTCTTAAGGCCAACTTGCGCGCAGTTCTATCTCTCTCCTCCCCCGCCGCCGCAGCTCCCAAGCCTCTCACTGTCGTCGCTTCGTCCAAGAAAGGCGTCGCCGTCCTCAAAGGCACATCAGCCGTTGAGGGCGTAGTGACTCTCACTCAGGAAGGCGATGGTCAGCCCTCTACCTCTCTTTGTTTCTATTATTTTTTCAGTACAAATCCTTTTACTCTTTCTGTACGTAGCTTTATTTCATTGAAGATTGCAGCTTTTCTGCTTAATTGTACTTTGTTTCTGTTTCTTGAAATGTGATTTGTATATCTTTAACTCGCTGCCCTTATAGTGATTGCTTATGTTCTTGCAATTTTGACATTGTGTATATACACTTTGTTGGCTGTGTTTTGGGTGTTTTAGGTCCGACTACTGTGAAAGTTCGTATTACGGGACTTGCACCTGGGAAACATGGATTCCATTTAGTGAGCTATTTATAAGTGTTAGCTCGTTTTTTCAATTAAAGAATTCAATGGATTCCAAGTTATAATCTGCTTCTGTTTTCATTTGATTCTGGGATTTGTAGCACGAGTTTGGTGACACCACAAA
This window of the Primulina tabacum isolate GXHZ01 chromosome 4, ASM2559414v2, whole genome shotgun sequence genome carries:
- the LOC142543210 gene encoding superoxide dismutase [Cu-Zn], chloroplastic-like, which encodes MQAALAAMAAHTVLSYAAAPAVYHTLFFPLPSNPSSSSSIPFQSSFQGVALKANLRAVLSLSSPAAAAPKPLTVVASSKKGVAVLKGTSAVEGVVTLTQEGDGPTTVKVRITGLAPGKHGFHLHEFGDTTNGCISTGPHFNPKGLTHGAPEDEVRHAGDLGNIVANAEGLAEATITDSQISLSGPNSVVGRAFVVHELEDDLGKGGHELSLSTGNAGGRLACGVVGLTPL